The Legionella sp. PATHC032 genome has a window encoding:
- a CDS encoding Lrp/AsnC family transcriptional regulator: protein MKNKTTKNYPNEKNTEYPIEILDKIDRKILNILQKNNQITNQALADIVGISAPPCFRRVKRLREEKIIVSDVALVDPFKVGRPLIVFVNITLEKQREDLLTHFERKMSEEPEVMQCYFVSGDTDYLLIIHVKDMNHYNEFARRVFANEPNIRKFRSSFCLNRTKYNTQVVLDE from the coding sequence AAAATACAGAATATCCAATTGAAATACTTGATAAAATTGATAGAAAAATTCTAAATATTCTTCAGAAAAATAATCAAATTACTAACCAGGCATTGGCAGATATAGTTGGAATCTCTGCCCCACCCTGTTTTCGAAGAGTCAAACGCCTGAGAGAGGAAAAGATTATCGTTAGTGATGTTGCTTTGGTTGATCCATTTAAAGTAGGTAGGCCATTAATTGTGTTCGTCAATATTACTCTTGAAAAACAAAGAGAAGATCTTTTAACTCATTTTGAAAGGAAAATGTCCGAGGAACCTGAGGTTATGCAGTGCTATTTTGTCTCCGGAGACACAGATTACCTGCTTATTATTCATGTCAAAGATATGAATCACTACAATGAATTTGCCAGAAGAGTATTCGCAAATGAACCCAATATTAGAAAATTCAGAAGCAGCTTTTGTCTTAATAGAACCAAATATAATACACAAGTTGTTTTAGATGAGTAG